One window from the genome of Paenibacillus azoreducens encodes:
- a CDS encoding alpha/beta hydrolase has product MNIDKRILPELREAYSQFPGFQLEGDLEWSRGLVSAPPVKRSEQVNMTSRKIPGAAGEMLVKIYEPARRNVDKLPAMLWIHGGGYVLGHPDMDDELCERFVQTARCVVVSVDYRLAPEHPYPAAIEDCYAGLVWMTEKAESLGIDANRVAIAGASGGGGLTAALALMARDKGGPSIIFQMPLYPMLDNRNITPSSHEITEDGAIWNRTDNLAAWNMYLGEENDASAISPYAVPSRAENLAGLPPAYTCVGQLDLFRDETIEYVTRLAQAGVDVEFHLYPGCFHLFEGLVPEAEVSQRAVQSYMDAMARALHS; this is encoded by the coding sequence ATGAATATTGATAAACGTATACTACCGGAATTAAGGGAGGCATATTCGCAATTTCCAGGGTTTCAATTGGAGGGGGATTTAGAGTGGAGCAGAGGTTTGGTGTCGGCTCCGCCTGTGAAGAGATCAGAGCAAGTAAACATGACCAGTCGAAAAATACCGGGTGCTGCAGGGGAGATGCTGGTAAAAATTTATGAACCTGCTCGGCGAAATGTTGACAAGCTTCCAGCCATGTTGTGGATTCACGGAGGTGGATACGTGTTGGGACATCCTGATATGGACGACGAGTTGTGTGAACGCTTCGTTCAGACGGCTCGATGTGTTGTCGTGTCAGTCGATTACAGGCTTGCGCCCGAGCATCCTTATCCGGCGGCTATCGAAGATTGTTATGCCGGCTTGGTATGGATGACGGAGAAAGCGGAATCGCTGGGCATTGATGCGAATCGGGTTGCGATTGCCGGCGCAAGCGGCGGCGGCGGGCTGACAGCAGCGCTCGCGCTGATGGCTCGTGATAAAGGTGGGCCATCTATTATCTTCCAAATGCCGCTATACCCGATGCTCGACAATCGTAATATTACGCCATCAAGCCATGAAATTACAGAAGATGGCGCAATCTGGAACCGAACGGACAACTTGGCGGCTTGGAACATGTACCTGGGCGAGGAGAACGATGCCAGCGCGATATCTCCCTATGCGGTACCGTCGAGAGCGGAGAACTTGGCAGGGCTGCCGCCAGCCTATACATGTGTAGGTCAGCTCGATCTGTTCCGAGATGAGACGATCGAATATGTAACGCGACTTGCACAAGCAGGTGTAGATGTCGAATTTCACTTGTATCCCGGATGCTTTCACCTCTTCGAAGGTCTAGTACCAGAAGCGGAAGTGAGTCAACGCGCCGTTCAGAGCTATATGGATGCGATGGCCCGGGCGCTTCATTCCTAA
- a CDS encoding DNA-3-methyladenine glycosylase I: MSMTIVGPDGKLRCQWCSAAPEFLDYHDNEWGFPVSDDHRLFEKLSLESFQSGLSWRTILVKRENFRAAFHDFDFDRIARFTQHDIDRLLKDEGIVRHRGKIEAVINNAQRAQELVKREGSLAAFIWRYEPDKEKLAKPRSVSTSAESMALSKDLKKQGWKFVGPTTVYAFMQAMGLINDHVEDCVVRANVERVRKNFRRPGR, translated from the coding sequence ATGAGCATGACGATAGTGGGGCCGGATGGTAAATTGCGCTGCCAATGGTGCAGTGCGGCACCGGAATTTCTGGACTATCACGATAACGAATGGGGGTTCCCGGTTAGTGATGACCATCGTTTGTTTGAAAAATTGAGTTTGGAGAGCTTTCAATCCGGGCTCAGCTGGCGTACCATCCTCGTTAAGCGCGAGAACTTCCGCGCAGCGTTTCATGATTTCGATTTCGACAGGATCGCTCGTTTTACCCAACATGACATCGATCGCCTGCTTAAGGATGAAGGCATCGTCCGGCACCGCGGCAAGATTGAAGCGGTCATCAATAATGCACAGCGGGCGCAGGAACTCGTCAAACGGGAAGGATCGCTGGCAGCCTTCATCTGGCGTTATGAACCTGACAAAGAGAAGCTTGCAAAACCGCGATCTGTTTCGACCTCTGCAGAATCGATGGCCTTGTCGAAGGATCTAAAAAAGCAAGGCTGGAAATTCGTCGGACCTACTACCGTGTATGCTTTCATGCAAGCAATGGGGCTGATCAACGATCATGTTGAGGACTGCGTGGTCAGAGCGAACGTTGAACGTGTACGTAAGAATTTCAGGAGACCAGGGCGCTGA